From one Flavobacterium kingsejongi genomic stretch:
- a CDS encoding DUF6882 domain-containing protein, which produces MGIFKSLFGKSSPADYNITGLPYATEQELLEAFGGIGLDKQRDLHELIGESNWNIDIPKGEITFGSVTLPVQVLGSFSRSSETWLWGWANTQTDIPPKHLVQAKALQDFGTQKKIDLLDMPQYKAEINDLHRIGMIASGIFDSGAYYLADYGEGVLLVTLEFDTKTLDSAAEQLRILSVFPQLISLFDLNHRTALQSYLEHKGYSLTADEASVTATKNGQQITAAFDSQSRMTQLNG; this is translated from the coding sequence ATGGGAATTTTTAAATCATTATTCGGCAAATCAAGCCCCGCTGATTACAACATTACCGGACTTCCTTATGCTACCGAGCAGGAACTGCTCGAGGCTTTTGGAGGCATTGGCTTAGACAAACAACGTGACTTACACGAGCTTATTGGCGAAAGCAACTGGAATATCGATATTCCCAAAGGAGAAATTACATTTGGATCGGTCACATTACCGGTACAGGTATTGGGTTCTTTTTCCCGATCATCAGAAACCTGGCTATGGGGTTGGGCCAATACACAAACTGACATTCCGCCCAAACACCTTGTACAGGCTAAAGCCCTGCAGGATTTTGGCACCCAAAAAAAGATCGATCTCCTGGATATGCCGCAATACAAGGCAGAAATCAATGACCTGCACCGTATCGGGATGATTGCGTCCGGAATTTTTGACTCCGGAGCTTACTACTTAGCCGATTATGGAGAAGGGGTATTGCTGGTCACTTTGGAATTCGATACCAAAACGCTGGACAGTGCGGCGGAACAGCTCCGCATCCTTAGTGTTTTTCCACAGCTTATTTCGCTGTTTGATCTCAATCACCGTACTGCATTACAAAGCTACCTCGAACATAAAGGATATAGCCTTACAGCAGATGAAGCATCGGTAACCGCTACAAAAAACGGACAGCAGATCACCGCTGCATTTGATTCCCAATCCAGAATGACACAACTTAACGGATAA
- a CDS encoding SMI1/KNR4 family protein: MTLANALQLIPSFWDPEEPFPFGKNDHSNHIQRLQEEFKDDLPDSLLEYIRTAVPDEDVDFTNVGSTITLYGIDRLKYLQPGYNYDEKSQSPIESDWKASFFVIGDEDGDPILIDLQEPEDGILVLEHGAGSWEYGESRAATIGQFLLCSAAQHQMLMADEDPIVDDEDGFCLHPEVANWYFPKMKEWAGHYYPEWCSVFDNS; the protein is encoded by the coding sequence ATGACTTTAGCAAACGCCCTACAACTCATTCCGTCTTTTTGGGATCCCGAAGAGCCGTTTCCTTTTGGAAAAAACGATCACAGTAACCATATCCAAAGGCTTCAAGAAGAATTTAAGGATGACCTTCCCGATAGCCTCCTGGAATACATCCGTACTGCAGTGCCCGATGAAGATGTTGACTTTACCAATGTTGGTAGCACGATTACGCTTTATGGTATTGACCGTTTGAAGTACCTACAACCCGGATACAATTATGACGAAAAGAGCCAATCGCCTATTGAAAGCGACTGGAAAGCCAGTTTTTTCGTTATTGGTGATGAAGATGGCGACCCGATCCTGATCGACCTGCAAGAACCCGAAGACGGGATACTGGTACTGGAACACGGGGCGGGCAGTTGGGAATATGGCGAAAGCCGGGCAGCTACTATCGGGCAATTCCTGCTTTGTAGTGCCGCACAACACCAAATGCTGATGGCCGATGAAGATCCTATCGTAGATGATGAAGATGGCTTCTGCCTGCATCCGGAAGTAGCGAACTGGTATTTCCCAAAAATGAAGGAATGGGCTGGGCATTATTATCCCGAATGGTGTTCTGTTTTTGACAATAGCTAA